A stretch of DNA from Cannabis sativa cultivar Pink pepper isolate KNU-18-1 chromosome X, ASM2916894v1, whole genome shotgun sequence:
AACCAATACTTTGACATCTTCCTTCTTGCAATGCTCTGCAAATATTCTGATACTCAAGACAACCATcaccctgatatttttctacATATGTCAACTTGGcccatatatttttatatatatatgggaccACTAAAAAGTGTAAGCAAGCTCTTACATTACATATGGTCAAATGTCTCAAATCATACAATTATATGAATTGAATTGAATCATATAATATACAGTACTGAAATGGAGGTGCTTGATGTTTTGAAAGGCTTGATATGGAAAGAAACTGAACATTTGCTTGTTTGTAATGTGAGGTACTAGATGTCACACATTACAAACACTTGCATTTGTAATGTGTTTTTGAAAGTTTTGCTGTGATCAGTTTATGTCTTTTCTTTCACTTTCATTACATTACATTACATTGCAGCTTCAGTTTCAGTTTCCTTTCATCAATCAGGCTCATTCTTTTCACCctagtaataataaaaataatattacaatgaaCTCTTTACATACCATTTTCTTGAAATTCTTAAACAGTATAGCTCCGAAACACAAAAGAACAGGAAGCACGAACAGTAACTTTATATGGCGATGTAGAACAGCTGCTCAAAACAGAGGGAGATCTTACAAACAATGCAGAGAAAATAATGTTTTCGTTTGTTGTTTGATTCTTACGTGATATAGTCTATGTTTTTTCTGTTTGGTAACATCTCTATCATATTCACAACAAACTAATCGATATTCTAGCACTGCAGGGCTCTCTTTGACGAAAACGCTTCAAAAAGACTAGACTAAAGTTACTTTGACCCTGGTTGGATGGGTTTTTTAAAGCGCTTTAACAGCTGCTGGTTGGGTTACAAGTAAGTTTCAGCTTTTAGCTCTAAAATGCTCTTTTAACAGAAGCAAACTTTAATAGTTTTCTTAGAGTTTAGCTTCTTAAGAAGCTAAAAGCCGAAGCAAAAACTCAAGCCAAACAGGACTTTATATGGTGCAATGATCCCACGTAACTTTGTCTAGTATTCTTTAGAACGTCTGCTCAAACGAGAGCGCTTATAAACAAACAGTGCATTGAAAAATCACTCAAAACAAGACGTTCTAACATGAAATGAAACCTTATGTTTGTATATTGAAAACTCTTAAGTGTGATTCTATGTAACCTCACTATTAGATGTTATAACACTATATTGAGTTAACTATTAATAAAATGGTTGTAAACCAATTCTAAAatctaaataaatatttacctcTACTGGTTTTTGTTCACACAGCCTTAACACTCACTCATTACTGCAACTCGAGCAAAAAAGTTATTCCCATTCCCTCTACACTTTCTGCTAACACATCCTTAAGTACTCACTTGTGTGTATGTATAATCCTACTTAAATATCCCATTGCAACCAAAGAATTTAAAAACCAAAGCTtttatataatatcttaactcaCAATGATACCGCAGCACGTGTTGTTGTTGGTCATCTTCAAAATCTGATAACGGCATTAACAAACACATTCATTTGTTTGGTTATTAGTTTAAACAATACATTACCACGTTTGAGTTTCAGATCACTTGATGTACAGCAGATGAAAACGATTGTTGAGGACCATATTTGCCATGGCATGAAAAAATCtacattgttataatctcaacAACCAACTTCAACTTTGGATGACAAAAACAAAATTCAGTTGTAGTTCTTGGAGCTCGCAGGTACATCTTTAGTCCAGATCATCAACAGCTTTTTTCTACAATCTACATTCATTTGAGAGCCAAAAACAAAAGGAGCAAGAAATTACAAACATGGAATAGTACATGGGATTTTAAAGctgagtttttttttctttctttctttctttctttctttctgttttctttttctttctaggATAGTGAAATGAAACAAAAACTTATAAATATAACTTATCATTAGATACGATAAATTTAAAGCTGCCATAGCCTCTTGTCCAAACCAACGCTTGCAACCTACCTAAACCAAGATAGAGAGAAAAATATTGAGAGGAAAAAAGATGTACAATATGAAAAGAGAATGTAGTGACTTGACAAAGTAGTAGATAAAGGAGTTAGAACCAGAAGAAACAAGATAATTTCCACCAATAATCTTCTATCTCTGAGTTCCTCTTGTTCTCTGTCAAATAGAAAGAAACCCAGGTGAATGTTATGAGCTAATGGCTTTTTTCCAAGAGACCCAAGTGAACTTTTCTTACACACaggcctctttttttttttttttgaaaaaacagtagtaaagttttttttttttttttggaagggATCTAAACCCCACTAGCTTTTGTACCTAGGACTTGAACCCAAGCAACCAAAATGATCAGTTAACACATTAACATCTTCATCTTCAACCCCTTTAGCATCCTCACTAAACAACTCTTCCCAAAACCCATCATCAAGTTCTCTGTCCCCACTCTCTGGTGGCTCAAGTTCTTCATCTCCTTCCTCCTGCTCCATTCGCAGTTTCCCAAAACCTTGCATCTCAAATGCCAAAGCTTCCAGCTCTGAAACTTCAAAACCATAATCACTACTCTCAAGAGGCTCAACTTTGATTGAGCCATGACTTGTTTCAATCCCACTGGACCTACTGCTAGGCCCTTGATCAATAGGCCTTCTTCTTTTCTTAGTCATGGCTTCCTCAATGACTTTTCTCCTCTCTTTCT
This window harbors:
- the LOC115719095 gene encoding heat stress transcription factor A-2c isoform X2, with amino-acid sequence MPPPQPMEGLHDVGPPPFLTKTYDMVDDPSTNRIVSWSKDGTSFVVWDPHAFALNLLPRYFKHNNFSSFVRQLNTYGFRKIDADRWEFANEGFIRDQKHLLKSIRRRRASSQPFPHEQQALGPCVEVGRFGLDAEIDRLRRDKQVLMMELVKLRQQQQNTRAYLQAMEQRLQGTEMKQQQMMAFLARAMKNPAFLQQLLQQKERRKVIEEAMTKKRRRPIDQGPSSRSSGIETSHGSIKVEPLESSDYGFEVSELEALAFEMQGFGKLRMEQEEGDEELEPPESGDRELDDGFWEELFSEDAKGVEDEDVNVLTDHFGCLGSSPREQEELRDRRLLVEIILFLLVGCKRWFGQEAMAALNLSYLMISYIYKFLFHFTILERKRKQKERKKERKKKKLSFKIPCTIPCL